In Nicotiana tabacum cultivar K326 chromosome 17, ASM71507v2, whole genome shotgun sequence, one DNA window encodes the following:
- the LOC107821570 gene encoding peroxidase 42, whose product MGFKVLFFFAILFFSAVSAFAEDNSGLVMDYYKDTCPQAEDIIREQVKLLYKRHKNTAFSWLRNIFHDCFVESCDASLLLDSTRRMLSEKETDRSFGMRNFRYIETIKEAVERECPGVVSCADILVLSGRDGIVALGGPYVPLKTGRRDGRKSRADILEQHLPDHNESMSVVLERFANVGINTPGVVALLGAHSVGRTHCVKLVHRLYPEVDPQLNPDHVPHMLKKCPDPIPDPKAVQYVRNDRGTPMKLDNNYYRNILENKGLMLVDHQLAMDKRTKPYVKKMAKSQDYFFKEFARAITILTENNPLTGTKGEIRKQCNLANKLH is encoded by the exons ATGGGTTTCAaagttctctttttctttgctaTCCTCTTCTTTTCAGCTGTCTCTGCTTTTGCAGAGGACAACTCTGGCCTTGTAATGGACTACTACAAGGACACTTGCCCTCAAGCTGAAGATATTATCAGAGAACAAGTTAAGCTTCTCTACAAACGCCACAAGAACACTGCATTTTCTTGGCTCAGAAATATCTTCCATGACTGCTTTGTTGAG TCGTGTGATGCTTCATTGTTGCTGGACTCAACAAGAAGGATGCTGTCTGAGAAGGAAACAGACAGGAGTTTTGGTATGAGAAACTTCAGATACATTGAAACTATTAAGGAAGCTGTAGAAAGGGAGTGCCCTGGTGTTGTTTCCTGTGCTGATATTCTTGTTTTGTCTGGTAGAGATGGCATTGTTGCT CTAGGAGGGCCATATGTCCCGCTCAAAACAGGAAGAAGAGATGGAAGGAAGAGCAGAGCAGACATTCTTGAGCAACACCTCCCAGACCACAATGAAAGCATGAGTGTTGTTCTTGAGAGGTTTGCCAATGTTGGTATCAACACTCCTGGAGTTGTTGCCTTGCTAG GGGCTCACAGTGTGGGAAGAACACACTGTGTGAAGTTGGTTCACCGTTTGTATCCAGAAGTAGACCCTCAACTCAACCCAGACCATGTTCCTCACATGCTCAAGAAATGTCCTGACCCAATCCCAGACCCAAAGGCTGTGCAATATGTGAGAAATGACAGAGGCACACCAATGAAGCTAGACAACAACTACTACAGAAACATATTGGAGAACAAGGGCTTGATGTTAGTTGACCACCAACTAGCAATGGACAAGAGGACTAAGCCCTATGTAAAGAAAATGGCAAAGAGCCAAGATTATTTCTTCAAGGAATTTGCAAGAGCCATCACTATTCTTACTGAGAACAATCCTCTTACTGGAACAAAGGGTGAGATCAGAAAGCAGTGCAATCTTGCCAACAAGCTCCACTAG